A window of Cottoperca gobio chromosome 16, fCotGob3.1, whole genome shotgun sequence contains these coding sequences:
- the hibadhb gene encoding 3-hydroxyisobutyrate dehydrogenase b — MAAVLRGSRFLVGRCCKHVDFAFVSTRSMASKTPVGFVGLGNMGNPMAKNLLKHGYPVIATDVFPESCKEVRELGAQIVDNPAEVADKADRIITMLPSSPNVVDVYTGPNGILKKVKKGSLLIDSSTIDPAVSKEMAAAAEKMGAVFMDAPVSGGVGAASSGKLTFMVGGAEAEFTAAQELLTCMGANVVYCGQVGTGQAAKICNNMLLAIGMIGTSETMNLGIRLGLDPKLLAKILNMSSGRCWSSDTYNPVPGVMEGVPSGNNYQGGFGTQLMAKDLGLAQNTATNTKTPVPLGSLAHQMYRMMCARGYANKDFSSVFQFLREEEEEGQ; from the exons ATGGCCGCTGTGTTGAGAGGGTCTCGGTTCCTAGTTGGAAGGTGTTGCAAACATGTTGACTTTGCATTCG TCTCCACAAGGTCTATGGCCTCGAAGACACCAGTGGGGTTTGTTGGTCTGGGAAATATGGGAAACCCAATGGCAAAGAACTTGCTGAAGCATGGATACCCAGTCATTGCTACCGATGTGTTCCCGGAGTCCTGCAAGGAAGTGCGAGAGCTGGGTGCTCAG ATTGTGGATAATCCTGCTGAAGTAGCAGACAAGGCTGACCGCATTATCACGATGCTCCCCTCTAGTCCCAATGTCGTAGATGTGTACACTGGACCCAACGGCATTCTCAA AAAGGTAAAGAAAGGCTCCCTACTCATTGACTCCAGCACCATCGACCCAGCAGTTTCGAAAGAGATGGCGGCTGCTGCAGAGAAGATGGGGGCAGTTTTTATGGATGCACCTGTATCAGGAG GTGTTGGTGCTGCCAGTTCGGGTAAACTGACTTTTATGGTTGGAGGAGCAGAGGCGGAATTTACTGCAGCCCAAGAGCTGCTCACCTGCATGGGAGCTAATGTGGTATACTGCGGTCAGGTTGGAACTGGACAG GCTGCTAAAATCTGTAACAACATGCTTCTAGCCATTGGAATGATCGGGACTTCTGAGACGATGAACTTGGGAATCAG ACTTGGGCTTGATCCTAAACTGTTGGCCAAGATCCTGAACATGAGTTCCGGTCGGTGCTGGTCCAGTGACACCTACAACCCCGTGCCTGGGGTCATGGAGGGAGTCCCCTCTGGGAATAACTACCAGGGAGGCTTCGGCACCCAGCTGATGGCTAAG gATCTAGGCCTCGCACAGAACACAGCCACCAACACAAAGACTCCTGTCCCTCTCGGCTCCTTGGCCCATCAGATGTACCGTATGATGTGCGCACGTGGTTATGCCAATAAAGATTTCTCCTCCGTATTCCAGTTCCTgcgtgaggaggaggaggagggccaGTAA